One genomic window of Hymenobacter sp. J193 includes the following:
- a CDS encoding TonB-dependent receptor — MQRSFLVLLMLLTSTWALAQQGTLSGNVKDKKTGEAVIGATVLVTGTIQAAPVEVDGHYTLKLEPGTYSITITNIGYKPQTFPGIAVRADAITTLNATLEENTTTLQGVTVTGQKQTGTEVALIQDLRKSEVVVSGMSNDQIVKSLDRDAAEVVKRIPGVTIQNNTFVVIRGLSERYNTVLLNDALTPSAETDTRSFSFDVLPSSVIDRILVFKSGAPELPGEMGGGVVKVYTKNSAIENSTTFSFSSSYRAGTTFNAFQRANNSPTDWLGFDNSQRTLPSGTPGTVSSDNATPEQLAATGRSLRNDWGMRNVTARPDLRASLGLTRRLTLGSADLTNVTSLSYSNTLEQYTVSRARYNQPSGGTIQQQFGYEDQQSTAGVRLGIVHNWAVRLNPRHKVEFRNLFNQIGADQTVLRTGVNEADGYDRRDYAFHYTSRSIYSGQLQGTHTLGGRENTTVSWTGGYNYVNRNEPDFRRARTQRELGTDDPFRVTIGRELVETSRFYSDLRENTYMLSGQVERRLTGRDTTRASAYKLRAGFYTERKSRDFNARLLGFVRGTENGFDNSILTRPIDQVFAPENFGPEKLQLDEVRNPSRNYTADNTLIAGYVGTTAPISDKVNLSGGVRIEYNDRQVNTATLGDEPVNTREKRTIVMPSFNSTYNFTLRSLLRAAASVTVNRPEFREQALYPYYDFNNTALIIGNPQLKTATIYNADLRYEFYPSPTEMLSGGVFYKYFNDAIEQTQQPASGSLPNIKPANADAAYDYGAEIELRKSLAGLGGADIWNRFSVLLNASVIRSRVDLSSDSSQIARRPLQGQSPYVVNAGLFYQDTDRGLQLNVQYNVVGKRIFLVGNRDIFTIYEMPRNVLDIAVTKSIGQRLEIKGGIQDVFNQAVRQVQDVDFDAKITSADRDFARYRRGQYSTLGLVYRF; from the coding sequence ATGCAACGTTCTTTCCTAGTGCTGCTTATGCTGTTGACAAGCACCTGGGCCCTGGCCCAGCAAGGTACGCTCAGCGGCAACGTGAAAGACAAAAAAACCGGCGAGGCCGTCATTGGCGCCACGGTGCTGGTAACAGGCACCATTCAGGCCGCTCCCGTGGAGGTAGACGGCCACTACACCCTGAAGCTGGAACCGGGAACCTACAGCATCACCATTACCAACATCGGCTACAAGCCCCAAACCTTCCCCGGTATTGCGGTGCGCGCCGACGCCATTACCACCCTAAATGCCACGCTGGAGGAAAATACTACAACGCTGCAAGGCGTGACGGTGACCGGCCAGAAGCAGACCGGCACTGAGGTGGCGCTGATTCAGGACCTGCGCAAAAGTGAGGTGGTCGTGAGCGGCATGTCGAACGACCAGATTGTAAAATCCCTGGACCGCGACGCCGCCGAAGTAGTAAAGCGCATTCCGGGCGTGACGATTCAGAACAACACCTTCGTAGTAATCCGGGGGCTGTCGGAGCGCTACAACACGGTGTTGCTGAACGACGCCCTCACGCCTTCGGCCGAAACCGATACCCGCTCGTTTTCCTTTGATGTGCTGCCCAGCTCGGTTATCGACCGGATCCTGGTGTTTAAGTCGGGGGCACCGGAACTGCCCGGCGAAATGGGCGGCGGCGTAGTAAAGGTGTACACCAAGAACTCCGCCATCGAGAACAGCACTACGTTTTCCTTTTCCAGCTCCTACCGCGCCGGCACCACCTTCAACGCCTTCCAGCGCGCCAACAACTCCCCTACCGACTGGCTGGGCTTCGACAACTCGCAACGCACGCTGCCCAGCGGCACGCCCGGCACGGTATCATCGGACAATGCCACGCCGGAGCAGCTGGCCGCCACAGGCCGCTCCCTGCGCAACGACTGGGGTATGCGCAACGTGACGGCGCGGCCGGATCTGCGCGCTTCGCTAGGCCTTACGCGCCGCCTGACGCTGGGCAGTGCCGACCTGACGAATGTTACGTCCCTTTCTTACTCTAACACGCTGGAGCAGTACACCGTGAGCCGGGCGCGCTACAACCAGCCGTCGGGCGGCACTATTCAGCAGCAGTTTGGCTATGAAGACCAACAGAGCACGGCCGGCGTGCGCCTGGGCATCGTGCACAACTGGGCAGTGCGGCTGAATCCGCGCCACAAAGTGGAGTTCCGCAACCTGTTCAACCAGATTGGGGCCGACCAGACGGTGCTACGTACCGGCGTAAACGAAGCCGATGGCTACGACCGACGCGACTATGCCTTCCACTACACCAGCCGCAGCATCTACTCGGGCCAGCTGCAGGGTACTCACACGCTCGGTGGCCGCGAAAACACCACCGTGAGCTGGACCGGCGGCTACAACTACGTGAACCGCAACGAGCCCGACTTCCGCCGGGCCCGCACCCAGCGCGAGCTGGGCACCGATGACCCATTCCGCGTAACCATTGGCCGGGAACTGGTAGAAACCAGCCGCTTCTACTCCGACCTCCGGGAGAATACCTATATGCTAAGCGGACAAGTGGAGCGCCGCCTCACGGGCCGCGACACTACTCGCGCCAGTGCCTACAAGCTGCGGGCCGGCTTTTACACCGAGCGCAAAAGCCGGGACTTCAACGCCCGCCTGCTGGGCTTCGTGCGCGGCACCGAAAACGGCTTCGACAATAGCATTCTGACACGGCCGATTGACCAGGTATTCGCGCCGGAGAACTTCGGGCCGGAGAAGCTGCAGCTGGACGAGGTGCGCAACCCCAGCCGCAACTACACGGCCGACAACACCCTCATTGCCGGCTATGTGGGTACCACGGCGCCCATCAGCGACAAAGTGAACCTCTCAGGTGGGGTGCGCATCGAGTATAATGACCGGCAGGTGAACACGGCCACGCTGGGCGATGAGCCGGTAAATACCCGCGAGAAGCGCACTATTGTGATGCCCTCGTTCAACTCCACCTACAACTTTACGTTGCGTAGCCTGCTGCGGGCCGCCGCCAGCGTGACGGTGAACCGCCCCGAGTTCCGGGAGCAGGCCCTGTATCCTTACTATGACTTCAACAACACGGCCCTGATTATCGGCAACCCGCAGCTGAAAACGGCTACCATCTACAACGCCGACCTGCGCTACGAGTTCTACCCCAGCCCCACGGAAATGCTGTCGGGCGGTGTGTTCTACAAGTACTTCAACGATGCCATTGAGCAAACGCAGCAGCCCGCCAGCGGCTCTTTGCCCAACATCAAGCCTGCCAACGCCGACGCGGCTTACGACTACGGCGCAGAGATTGAGCTGCGCAAGTCGTTGGCCGGCCTGGGCGGGGCCGACATCTGGAACCGCTTCTCGGTGCTGCTGAACGCCTCCGTGATTCGGAGCCGGGTGGATCTGAGCAGTGACTCCTCGCAGATTGCGCGCCGCCCGCTGCAGGGCCAGTCGCCATATGTGGTGAATGCGGGCCTTTTCTACCAGGATACCGACCGCGGCCTGCAGCTGAACGTGCAGTACAACGTGGTGGGTAAGCGCATCTTCTTGGTAGGCAACCGCGACATCTTCACCATCTACGAAATGCCGCGCAACGTGCTGGACATTGCCGTGACCAAGAGCATTGGGCAGCGCCTGGAAATCAAGGGCGGTATTCAGGACGTATTCAACCAGGCCGTGCGCCAGGTGCAGGACGTGGACTTCGACGCCAAGATTACCAGCGCCGACCGGGACTTTGCCCGCTACCGCCGGGGCCAGTACAGCACCCTCGGGCTGGTGTACCGCTTCTAA
- a CDS encoding YicC/YloC family endoribonuclease, with translation MLYSMTGFGSAQRDTERYSASVEIKSLNSKTLDLSLRLPRFLQDRELEIRNLVAKQLVRGKVNLNFEFSRPRATGAQGSIVNKDALRTAWQELSEINQELGLSTEQLIALAHALPGSLRIPTDASAATEEEEDVPWEELLPLLQEALDRANQFRRDEGQTLTTEILGYIDKIRILLADVEKHDPTRIEQVRLRLQSHMAEVTGSEHFNPTRFEQEILYYIEKLDIAEEKVRLVSHLHYFNETVFLPEPVGKKLAFISQEMGREINTIGSKANDPTIQHLVVEMKEELEKIKEQINNIL, from the coding sequence ATGCTGTATTCCATGACCGGCTTCGGCAGCGCCCAGCGCGACACCGAACGGTACTCTGCCTCGGTCGAAATAAAGTCCCTTAACTCGAAAACCCTGGACCTGAGCCTGCGGCTGCCGCGCTTTCTGCAGGACCGGGAGCTGGAAATCCGCAACCTTGTGGCCAAGCAGCTGGTGCGGGGCAAAGTCAACCTCAACTTTGAGTTCTCGCGCCCGCGTGCAACGGGTGCCCAGGGTTCTATCGTCAATAAAGACGCGCTGCGCACTGCCTGGCAGGAGCTTTCGGAAATCAACCAGGAATTAGGGCTTTCAACCGAGCAGCTTATTGCCCTGGCCCATGCCCTGCCCGGTTCCCTGCGCATTCCCACCGATGCATCAGCCGCTACCGAGGAGGAAGAGGATGTGCCTTGGGAGGAACTGCTGCCCTTGCTACAGGAAGCCCTTGACCGCGCCAACCAGTTCCGCCGTGACGAGGGTCAGACGCTGACTACAGAAATTTTAGGCTACATCGACAAAATCCGCATTCTGCTGGCCGACGTAGAAAAGCACGACCCTACCCGTATTGAGCAGGTGCGGCTGCGGCTCCAGAGCCATATGGCTGAAGTAACCGGCAGTGAGCATTTCAACCCCACTCGCTTTGAGCAGGAGATTCTGTATTATATAGAGAAGCTGGATATCGCCGAGGAAAAAGTGCGGTTGGTCAGCCATTTGCACTATTTCAACGAAACGGTGTTTTTGCCGGAGCCTGTAGGCAAGAAATTAGCGTTCATATCTCAGGAAATGGGTCGCGAAATAAACACCATCGGCTCCAAGGCCAATGATCCAACGATTCAGCACTTAGTCGTTGAAATGAAGGAAGAACTGGAAAAAATAAAGGAGCAGATCAACAATATTTTGTAG
- a CDS encoding M28 family metallopeptidase: protein MHSANRLRIIRSSPAVIGALVTLLAAQPAPAQDMDRVRRTISVLTSPKLHGRGYTHHGDQRAAAYIAKRFRQLGLQAWQPDYRQPFPLTVNTFSEALKVSVGRQALQPGIDFIPHPTSGSFQGELAVVYFDTLAFTQTRIRNQFLQQDLRQKALVYEQRIEARLRQEPEFKAKLAAVSASIALTAAKLTASVADNQATQVRLLVRTQAWPAQAQHVRLDVTARLQQVYQTQNVLGYVPGTAFPDSFLVVTAHYDHLGELGGRAYFPGANDNASGTAMLLELAAHFAQPANRLRYSVAFIAFSGEEAGLLGSQYFVANPAMPLSSIRFLLNLDLVGTGEEGITVVNGKVHSQEYQLLQQLNTSGVGVGSIAARGRAANSDHFPFSEQGVPAFFWYTRGGTAAYHDVHDKAEALPLTAFPRLVNLARQFLQRLSRTI, encoded by the coding sequence ATGCATAGCGCCAACAGGCTCAGGATTATTCGTAGCTCTCCGGCGGTAATCGGTGCCCTAGTAACGCTGCTGGCGGCCCAACCTGCCCCGGCGCAGGATATGGACCGCGTACGACGTACGATATCGGTGCTTACGAGCCCGAAGCTGCACGGGCGCGGATACACCCATCACGGCGACCAGCGGGCTGCGGCATACATAGCTAAACGGTTTCGCCAGTTGGGACTTCAAGCCTGGCAGCCCGATTACCGGCAGCCATTCCCCCTTACCGTCAATACATTTTCGGAAGCGTTGAAAGTGTCCGTTGGGCGGCAAGCTCTGCAGCCTGGCATCGACTTCATCCCGCACCCGACATCTGGCTCCTTTCAGGGCGAGCTGGCGGTTGTGTATTTCGATACACTCGCCTTCACCCAGACCAGAATTCGGAATCAGTTCCTGCAACAGGACCTGCGGCAAAAAGCACTCGTATACGAGCAGCGGATTGAGGCGCGCCTCCGGCAGGAGCCCGAGTTTAAAGCAAAGCTGGCCGCAGTCAGCGCCAGTATTGCACTGACTGCGGCTAAGCTTACCGCTTCGGTAGCCGACAACCAGGCAACACAAGTGCGGCTGCTGGTACGGACTCAGGCCTGGCCAGCGCAGGCGCAGCACGTGCGGCTCGATGTTACGGCTCGCCTGCAGCAGGTGTACCAGACGCAGAATGTGCTGGGCTACGTACCCGGCACCGCCTTTCCTGACTCTTTCTTGGTAGTGACAGCGCATTACGACCATCTCGGTGAGTTAGGCGGGCGCGCGTATTTTCCCGGAGCCAACGACAATGCCAGCGGCACTGCCATGCTGTTGGAGCTAGCCGCGCACTTTGCCCAGCCGGCTAATCGGCTGCGCTACTCGGTAGCCTTCATAGCCTTCAGCGGAGAAGAAGCCGGCCTGCTGGGTTCCCAATACTTTGTGGCAAATCCTGCCATGCCCCTGTCTTCTATTCGCTTCCTGCTTAATCTGGACTTAGTGGGCACGGGGGAGGAGGGCATCACGGTGGTAAACGGCAAGGTGCACTCCCAGGAATATCAGTTGTTGCAGCAACTTAATACGTCGGGCGTAGGTGTAGGCTCTATTGCTGCCCGGGGACGGGCCGCGAATTCCGACCACTTCCCGTTTTCAGAACAAGGTGTACCAGCATTTTTCTGGTATACCCGCGGCGGCACGGCTGCTTATCACGATGTGCATGATAAGGCCGAAGCCCTACCGCTGACTGCTTTTCCGCGACTAGTTAACCTTGCCAGGCAATTCCTGCAGCGCCTCAGCCGGACTATATAA
- a CDS encoding VanZ family protein, producing the protein MPLVPPTPRRRAYVALPVAWAVVILLLTLTPADQMPPQPRWELLSFDTAAHAAVFWLLAVLSYFSARRQQRWPWLRQHAFIVLLLAGIAFGFLIEVLQTTMHVGRYGEWTDGLSDAIGMSIGLLMSKAAMRRLN; encoded by the coding sequence ATGCCGCTGGTTCCGCCCACGCCACGCCGCCGCGCCTACGTTGCGCTGCCCGTAGCGTGGGCGGTTGTCATTCTGCTGCTCACGCTCACGCCCGCCGACCAGATGCCCCCGCAGCCCAGGTGGGAGCTGCTTTCGTTTGATACGGCCGCTCACGCCGCTGTTTTCTGGCTTTTGGCCGTGCTTAGCTATTTTTCCGCCCGAAGGCAGCAACGTTGGCCCTGGCTCCGTCAGCATGCATTCATTGTACTCCTGCTGGCGGGCATAGCCTTTGGGTTCCTTATCGAAGTGCTGCAAACCACTATGCACGTTGGCCGCTACGGCGAATGGACCGACGGCCTCTCCGACGCCATCGGCATGAGCATTGGCCTGCTGATGAGCAAAGCTGCCATGCGACGCCTTAATTAA
- the gcvH gene encoding glycine cleavage system protein GcvH, with protein sequence MNLPATLQYTKEHEWVRVEGDVAYVGITDHAQRELGDIVYVDIDTLDKDVAQNDVFGTVEAVKTVSDLFSPISGTVLEINDKLDSSPELVNSDPYGDGWMVKISISNPAELEALLSAEAYGELVGA encoded by the coding sequence ATGAATTTGCCGGCCACCCTTCAGTATACCAAAGAACACGAGTGGGTTCGTGTTGAAGGCGACGTTGCCTACGTAGGCATCACCGACCACGCCCAGCGGGAGCTTGGCGACATCGTGTACGTTGACATCGACACGCTTGACAAGGACGTTGCCCAGAACGACGTATTCGGTACGGTTGAGGCGGTTAAGACGGTTTCGGACCTGTTCAGCCCCATTTCCGGCACCGTACTCGAAATCAATGATAAGCTCGACAGCAGCCCCGAGCTGGTGAACTCCGACCCCTACGGTGACGGCTGGATGGTAAAAATTTCGATCAGCAACCCCGCCGAGCTGGAAGCCTTGCTCTCTGCCGAAGCTTACGGTGAGCTGGTAGGCGCTTAG